A window of Aurantibacillus circumpalustris genomic DNA:
AATAAAAACAAAGATGATTGAATTCTTAAATCTTTCACCAATGACACCGGCTGAGATTAAAGACGATGCGCCTTTGTTTGGCGAGGGATTAGGATTAGATTCGATCGATTCTCTTGAATTAATTGTGATGCTAAAAAGAGAATATGGAATCGATATTCAAGATCCAAAAGAAGGCCGTAAAATATTGGT
This region includes:
- a CDS encoding phosphopantetheine-binding protein, which gives rise to METTALKEEIKTKMIEFLNLSPMTPAEIKDDAPLFGEGLGLDSIDSLELIVMLKREYGIDIQDPKEGRKILVNIDTMADYIQKHRTV